The Mariluticola halotolerans nucleotide sequence GGCTGCAGGAAGGCGGAATAGACATTCCAGCGCGGGCAGGCGCCCGAATGGCGCGGGATGTGAATGCCCGAGAGCGAAAAGCGCTTGGAAATATTGCCCGCAATATCCGTGCGTATCAGATGCAGTGGAATGCCCGATGCGCCGGGGCGCTGCAGCGTGGTCATGCGGTGGCAGACCTGCTCGAAACTGGTCGAAAAACGCCGGGCGATGCGATCCACGTCATAGCGGTAATCCTGGCAGGCCTTCAAAAATGGCTGATAGGGCATGAGCAGGGCGGCGGCGAAATAGGCGGCGAGCACGTTGCGGGCCAGCGCCGGTGCATCCATTTCGGGCAGGGTGCTGTCATCAATGATCCTGTTGATTTCGGTGTCGGCGGCGAGAAGGCCGGTATGATGGGCGATGGTGAAGGCCGCTGTTTCGGGGGGCAGGATGTCGGCGACCTCGAGTGCCCGCCCGTCGGCGCTGACCCGGCGGGCCAGGCCATGGGGCAGGGAGGCCAGCCGCCAGTCGGTGCCGAAGACGTTGATCAGATAAGTGCGCAGGCCCTGCTCGAAATTATCCGAGGCATTGTCGATATCGCGGCGCACCCGTTCGGCCGCGGCCTCAAGGGTGGGGAAGTGATTGGCGTTTTCCTGCAGAAAATCGGAAATAGCGTCGGTCGCCCGGTGATAGGGGCCATCTTCGGCGTCTGCAGTGGCCGGGGCGCTGCCGCCGGTGGCCAGATCGCGATATTTGTCGAACAGGCGCAAGACGGCGCGGCCGGCCACAGGGTTGGAAAAGGCCAGATCGCGGATTTCCTGATTGGTCAGGTCTGAATCGGCGAACAGGTCATCACCGAAAATTTCCATCAGATCACCGACAAGCTGCGAATCGTCGCTTTCGGCCAGTTCGCCCGGTTCGATGCCGAAATAGCCGGCGAATTTGAACAGCAGCGGTACGGTGATGTTGCGGCGGTTGTGTTCGATCAGGTTGAGATAGGAGGCGGAAATGCCAATGGCTTCGGCGAGATCTGCCTGGGCAATATGGCGCTGCCGGCGCAAGCGCCTGATTTTTCCGCCGATTTGCGGATTGTCTTCTGCCATTTTGCCCTCCTGATATTTACATAATTTACAAATTACTCGGCGCTGATTTGCGGAACTTTACAGCTTAACATGCGCTCATGCTGCTTTATCTTGCATGTTTCGGCCTTTTGTCAAATATTTACATTGTTCACAGCAACAAGATCCCTGAGGAGGATAAAATGCATAGCCCGGCCCAGAACCAGACCCCGGATGCCCGTCTTGAAGATGACTACATCACCATTGTCGCCCCAACGCTGGGTGAGGTGATGCAGCAGTTCCGGGACAGTGGCCTGGCCGCCAAAGGCTATGCGATTGCAGGCCGCGTTGCCCGGCACCGGTTTGATGTTGCGGGTGTCGACCCGTTTGGCGGTGCGCCGATGAGTGCCGCGACCTTTATCCGCAACGGGCGCTAGACGCCCTTTGGTCCGGGGCGGGGATAGCCCGCCCGGACTTTCAGAAAAATCCTGATCACCTGATTCCCGTGCGGCAAGCGGCCGCGCGCCGGATTGCCTTTGTCCAATTTCAATCGAGGAGAATTTACATGTTGGACCCCGAAAACAAGCCGCAGCCTGACCAGTCTTTCGCCGCCCCCGAATGGGCGCCGGACCGCTGGGCACAAGTGGCGCGCACCTATACCCCGGATGATGTGAAGCGGCTGGCCGGTTCGCTGCCAATTCAGCATACGCTGGCCGCACATGGCGCAAAGCGCTTGTGGGAATTGCTGCACAAGGAAGACTTTGTGCCAACCCTTGGCACATTTACCGGCAATCAGGCGGTGCAGCAGGTGAAGGCCGGGCTGAAGGCGATCTATTTGTCTGGCTGGCAGGTGGCGGCGGATGCCAATACCTCGGGCAATATGTATCCCGACCAGTCGCTTTATCCGGTGGATTCGGTGCCGTCTGTCGTCAAGCGCATCAACAAGGCGCTGCAGCGGGCTGACCAGATCCAGACCATGGAAAAGCTTGAGGGCAAGGAGACGACCGATCTCGATTTCTTCGTGCCGATTATTGCCGATGCGGAAGCCGGGTTTGGCGGCGCGCTGAACGTGTTCGAATTGATGAAGGCGATGATCGAGGCGGGGGCTGCCGCTGTGCATTTCGAGGACCAGCTGGCCTCGGAGAAAAAATGCGGCCATCTTGGCGGCAAGGTGCTGGTGCCGACACGCACCTTTGTCAAAACCCTCAATTCCGCCCGTCTGGCAGCAGATGTGA carries:
- a CDS encoding helix-turn-helix domain-containing protein; this encodes MAEDNPQIGGKIRRLRRQRHIAQADLAEAIGISASYLNLIEHNRRNITVPLLFKFAGYFGIEPGELAESDDSQLVGDLMEIFGDDLFADSDLTNQEIRDLAFSNPVAGRAVLRLFDKYRDLATGGSAPATADAEDGPYHRATDAISDFLQENANHFPTLEAAAERVRRDIDNASDNFEQGLRTYLINVFGTDWRLASLPHGLARRVSADGRALEVADILPPETAAFTIAHHTGLLAADTEINRIIDDSTLPEMDAPALARNVLAAYFAAALLMPYQPFLKACQDYRYDVDRIARRFSTSFEQVCHRMTTLQRPGASGIPLHLIRTDIAGNISKRFSLSGIHIPRHSGACPRWNVYSAFLQPGRTNIQLSQMPDGETYFCIARSFEKGGYRHNAQRRHFSIGLGCNIAHAKKLIYADGIDLTNTTQIVPIGVGCRICPRMECDQRAHPPANHRFRLNDHERAESLYGRIE
- the aceA gene encoding isocitrate lyase; this translates as MLDPENKPQPDQSFAAPEWAPDRWAQVARTYTPDDVKRLAGSLPIQHTLAAHGAKRLWELLHKEDFVPTLGTFTGNQAVQQVKAGLKAIYLSGWQVAADANTSGNMYPDQSLYPVDSVPSVVKRINKALQRADQIQTMEKLEGKETTDLDFFVPIIADAEAGFGGALNVFELMKAMIEAGAAAVHFEDQLASEKKCGHLGGKVLVPTRTFVKTLNSARLAADVMGVPTLIMARTDAEAARLITSDVDEYDAPFITGERTEEGFYELKGGFECAIARGLAYAPYADLIWCETSTPSLEDAKRFAEAIRAEYPDQMLAYNCSPSFNWAKHMGEEDMAKFQRELGAMGYKYQFITLAGFHNLSLTTFNLARNYGRDGMKAYSQLQQAEFAAEKDGFSATRHQREVGTSYFDAVSMAVSQGQSSTTAMAQSTETAQF